In Thalassotalea fonticola, a single genomic region encodes these proteins:
- the glyA gene encoding serine hydroxymethyltransferase, with protein MLKRDMNIADFDSELYQAMTNEVERQEHHIELIASENYCSPRVLEAQGSQLTNKYAEGYPGKRYYGGCEYVDIAEQLAIDRAKELFGATYANVQPHAGSQANAAVFQALVSPGGKVLGMSLAHGGHLTHGSHVNFSGKSYQAFQYGLNPETGDIDYEELERLAFEHKPEMIIGGFSAFSGVVDWARMREIADKVDAYFMVDMAHVAGLIAAGLYPNPVPHAHVVTTTTHKTLAGPRGGLIISGCNDEAIEKKLNSAVFPGGQGGPLMHIIAAKAVAFKEALQPEFKEYQQKVLDNAKTMVSVLQDRGYKVVSNGTENHLLLLDLIDKDITGKDADAALGKAFITVNKNSVPNDPRSPFVTSGLRLGTPAISRRGFGSAETTALTGWICDILDDLSNEETIATVRENVIELCSRFPVYA; from the coding sequence ATGCTTAAACGTGATATGAATATTGCTGACTTTGATTCTGAATTATATCAAGCAATGACCAATGAAGTTGAACGCCAAGAACACCACATTGAATTAATTGCATCTGAAAATTATTGTAGCCCTCGCGTTCTTGAAGCTCAAGGTTCTCAATTAACCAATAAATATGCTGAAGGTTACCCAGGTAAGCGTTATTACGGTGGTTGTGAATACGTTGATATTGCTGAGCAACTAGCAATAGACCGTGCTAAAGAATTATTTGGTGCAACTTACGCAAACGTACAACCACATGCTGGCTCGCAAGCAAATGCTGCTGTATTCCAAGCTCTAGTCTCTCCAGGCGGAAAAGTATTGGGTATGAGCTTGGCTCATGGTGGCCATTTAACTCATGGTTCACATGTTAATTTTTCTGGTAAATCTTACCAGGCATTTCAATATGGTCTTAACCCAGAAACTGGTGATATTGACTACGAAGAACTTGAGCGTTTAGCGTTTGAACACAAGCCTGAAATGATCATTGGTGGTTTCTCTGCATTCTCTGGTGTTGTTGATTGGGCAAGAATGCGTGAAATCGCTGACAAAGTAGATGCCTACTTTATGGTTGATATGGCTCACGTTGCCGGTCTAATTGCAGCAGGCCTATATCCTAACCCAGTACCACATGCACACGTTGTTACTACCACAACACATAAAACCTTAGCCGGACCTCGTGGTGGTTTAATTATTTCGGGTTGTAATGACGAAGCTATCGAGAAAAAATTAAATTCAGCGGTTTTCCCTGGTGGCCAAGGTGGTCCGTTAATGCATATTATCGCAGCGAAAGCGGTAGCGTTTAAAGAGGCACTACAACCAGAGTTTAAAGAGTACCAACAAAAAGTTTTAGATAACGCTAAAACGATGGTGTCAGTTTTACAGGATCGTGGTTACAAAGTTGTATCTAACGGTACTGAAAACCACTTATTACTTCTTGATCTAATCGATAAAGATATCACTGGTAAAGATGCTGACGCAGCATTAGGCAAAGCTTTCATTACAGTAAATAAAAACTCTGTGCCAAATGACCCGCGTTCTCCGTTTGTTACTTCTGGTTTACGCCTTGGTACTCCTGCTATTTCTCGCCGTGGTTTTGGCTCGGCAGAAACTACAGCATTAACCGGTTGGATTTGTGACATTCTTGATGATTTATCAAATGAAGAAACCATTGCTACAGTACGTGAAAACGTAATTGAGCTTTGTTCACGTTTCCCTGTTTACGCATAG
- the nrdR gene encoding transcriptional regulator NrdR yields the protein MYCPFCAATDTKVIDSRLVSDGHQVRRRRECLDCKERYTTFESAELVMPRIIKRDGSREPFNEDKLRNGLLRALEKRPVSTESTELAINKLKSQLRATGEREISSEMLGNLIMDVLKALDKVAYVRFASVYRSFEDIREFGEEIARLGDQD from the coding sequence ATGTACTGTCCATTTTGCGCTGCAACTGATACTAAAGTAATTGATTCAAGACTCGTTTCTGACGGTCACCAAGTTAGACGTCGTCGTGAATGTTTAGATTGTAAAGAGCGTTACACTACCTTTGAGTCTGCAGAGCTTGTGATGCCTAGGATCATAAAACGCGATGGTTCAAGAGAGCCATTTAATGAAGATAAATTGCGTAATGGTTTACTACGAGCTTTAGAAAAGCGCCCGGTAAGCACCGAAAGTACAGAGCTTGCTATTAATAAGCTGAAATCACAACTTAGGGCCACTGGTGAGCGAGAAATTTCTAGTGAAATGCTCGGCAACCTTATTATGGATGTGCTCAAGGCTCTTGATAAAGTCGCCTATGTACGCTTTGCATCAGTGTATCGTTCGTTTGAAGATATCCGCGAATTTGGCGAAGAAATTGCCCGTTTAGGCGATCAGGATTAA
- the ribD gene encoding bifunctional diaminohydroxyphosphoribosylaminopyrimidine deaminase/5-amino-6-(5-phosphoribosylamino)uracil reductase RibD, with amino-acid sequence MQTSLQQLHEHYMQRAIALAKKGEYTTSPNPAVGCVLVKNGEIVGEGWHQKAGEGHAEVNALKQAGEKAKDAIAYVTLEPCSHFGRTPPCAQGLITAGVKHVVIGMQDPNPLVSGRGIAMLEEAGITTEVAVLEPAAKNLNPGFIKLMSTGRPFVRCKMAASLDGKTAMANGESKWITGTDARQDVQRYRAKSCAIISGADTVMIDDAKLNVRHSELGFVANDLKQDQIRQPVRVIIDSQNRLAPTLALFNQHSPIILVRTKLENEQQWPHFVKQIQVNAITIADNSSKADLNDLINKLAELGLNTLWVESGARLAGAFLAQGLVDELVLYQAPKLMGENTRGLFDIEGLAHLQDAISLDINDIRMIGADIKITATVNK; translated from the coding sequence ATGCAAACATCTTTACAACAATTACATGAACATTATATGCAACGAGCTATTGCTCTGGCTAAAAAAGGTGAGTATACAACATCACCTAATCCTGCCGTTGGTTGTGTTTTAGTTAAAAATGGTGAAATTGTTGGGGAAGGTTGGCACCAGAAAGCTGGTGAAGGCCATGCTGAAGTTAATGCCTTAAAGCAAGCAGGCGAGAAAGCAAAAGATGCAATTGCTTATGTTACATTAGAGCCATGCAGCCATTTTGGTCGAACCCCGCCATGTGCGCAAGGGTTAATTACTGCTGGTGTTAAACATGTTGTGATTGGTATGCAAGATCCTAATCCTTTAGTATCGGGGCGCGGCATTGCAATGTTAGAGGAAGCTGGCATAACAACTGAAGTTGCAGTACTTGAACCAGCGGCAAAAAATTTAAACCCTGGCTTTATTAAGTTAATGAGTACAGGAAGGCCATTTGTACGTTGTAAGATGGCCGCTAGCCTAGATGGTAAAACTGCTATGGCTAATGGTGAAAGTAAGTGGATCACCGGCACTGATGCTCGTCAAGATGTACAGCGCTATCGCGCGAAAAGCTGTGCAATTATAAGCGGCGCAGACACAGTAATGATTGATGATGCCAAGTTAAATGTGCGGCATAGCGAATTAGGGTTTGTTGCAAATGACTTGAAACAAGATCAAATCAGGCAACCGGTTCGGGTTATAATTGATAGTCAAAATCGCTTAGCGCCTACTTTGGCATTGTTCAATCAGCACTCTCCTATAATTTTAGTACGCACAAAGCTTGAAAATGAACAACAATGGCCACATTTCGTAAAACAGATACAAGTTAATGCTATTACGATAGCAGATAACTCAAGTAAAGCTGATTTAAACGACTTGATAAATAAACTTGCAGAGCTTGGCTTAAATACCTTGTGGGTTGAGAGTGGCGCTCGTTTAGCCGGGGCATTTTTAGCACAGGGGTTAGTCGATGAATTGGTGTTATATCAAGCACCAAAGTTGATGGGTGAAAACACTCGTGGTTTGTTTGATATTGAGGGATTAGCCCATTTACAAGATGCGATATCATTAGACATTAATGATATACGAATGATAGGCGCTGATATCAAAATTACTGCGACTGTTAATAAATAA
- a CDS encoding riboflavin synthase, with protein sequence MFTGIVEAIGQVKAINLNASGARVVIASGNLDLSDVKLGDSIATNGICLTVVDFDGASYSADVSTETLTRTGFANYGTGTKVNLEKAMLPTTRFGGHMVSGHVDGIGKILSIKHVGNSIEYWIELADSLKQYVAEKGSITVDGISLTVNSIDNNRFRLTIVPHTTEQTIISTYQVGQVVNLEVDLIARYIERLLFCQEQENTAQTSTGISKELLLRSGFIKG encoded by the coding sequence ATGTTTACCGGAATTGTAGAAGCTATTGGTCAAGTAAAAGCAATTAACTTAAATGCTTCGGGTGCGCGAGTGGTAATCGCCAGCGGTAACTTGGATTTAAGTGACGTAAAGCTTGGTGACTCCATTGCCACTAATGGCATCTGTTTAACCGTAGTCGATTTTGATGGCGCAAGTTACAGCGCAGATGTATCAACAGAAACATTGACTCGTACCGGCTTTGCCAATTATGGTACTGGCACCAAAGTAAACCTTGAAAAAGCCATGTTACCAACCACGCGTTTTGGTGGCCATATGGTAAGTGGTCATGTTGATGGTATTGGTAAAATACTGTCAATAAAGCATGTAGGTAATTCTATCGAATACTGGATTGAATTAGCCGATTCATTAAAACAGTATGTGGCAGAAAAAGGCTCTATTACTGTTGATGGTATAAGCTTAACGGTGAATTCAATCGACAATAATCGTTTTCGATTAACGATAGTGCCACATACCACAGAACAAACTATTATTAGTACATATCAAGTAGGGCAAGTGGTTAATCTCGAAGTAGATTTAATTGCCCGTTATATTGAACGGTTATTATTTTGCCAAGAGCAAGAAAATACAGCACAAACTAGCACTGGCATAAGCAAAGAACTGCTATTGCGTAGCGGTTTTATAAAAGGTTAA
- the ribBA gene encoding bifunctional 3,4-dihydroxy-2-butanone-4-phosphate synthase/GTP cyclohydrolase II has translation MKLNTPQEIINDIALGKMVILMDDEDRENEGDFIMAAEKVTPDAINFMATHGRGLICMPMSREKCETLKLPLMVDKNDAQFTTNFTVSIEAARGVTTGISAADRATTVLAACDKDADHRSIVQPGHIFPLIAKDGGVLNRAGHTEAGVDLARMAGCEPAAVIVEILNEDGTMARRPDLELIAEKHDVKMGTIADLIEYRNTTETTITRVSECILPTQFGDFDLVSFTDTIDGQTHFALTKGEIKADEPTLVRVHLENTFRDLLFSTRDSKNNWPIGNALEKIGKEGGVLVLLGKHESPQQLIQQVEKYAKQDQGIDVAEVTKHVGSRNVGVGSQILANLGVHKMRLLSSQTKYHSLSGFGLEIVEYISE, from the coding sequence ATGAAATTAAATACACCACAAGAAATTATCAACGATATCGCGCTTGGTAAAATGGTTATCTTGATGGATGATGAAGATCGTGAAAATGAAGGCGATTTTATCATGGCTGCTGAAAAAGTTACCCCTGATGCAATTAACTTTATGGCAACTCATGGCCGTGGCTTAATTTGTATGCCTATGTCACGTGAAAAATGTGAAACGTTAAAACTGCCATTAATGGTTGATAAAAACGACGCACAATTTACTACCAACTTTACTGTGTCTATTGAAGCTGCTCGTGGTGTTACTACTGGTATTTCAGCTGCAGATCGTGCAACGACCGTATTAGCGGCATGCGATAAAGATGCTGATCACCGCTCAATTGTACAACCAGGGCATATTTTTCCTCTGATAGCTAAAGATGGTGGTGTACTTAATCGTGCTGGTCATACTGAAGCCGGTGTTGATTTAGCTCGCATGGCTGGTTGTGAACCAGCAGCAGTTATCGTTGAAATTTTAAATGAAGATGGCACCATGGCACGCCGTCCCGATTTAGAGTTAATTGCAGAAAAACACGATGTTAAAATGGGTACAATTGCCGATTTAATCGAATATCGCAATACCACTGAAACAACGATCACTCGTGTAAGTGAGTGTATACTACCCACTCAGTTTGGTGATTTTGATCTAGTTTCATTTACCGATACCATCGATGGCCAAACTCATTTTGCTCTTACCAAAGGTGAGATCAAAGCCGATGAGCCTACTTTGGTTCGTGTACATTTAGAAAATACCTTCCGTGACTTGTTATTTTCTACAAGAGACAGCAAAAATAACTGGCCAATTGGCAATGCTTTAGAAAAAATTGGTAAAGAAGGCGGAGTGTTAGTGCTTCTTGGCAAGCATGAGTCGCCACAGCAACTTATTCAACAAGTTGAAAAATATGCTAAGCAAGACCAAGGCATTGATGTAGCTGAAGTTACTAAGCATGTAGGCTCTCGCAACGTTGGTGTTGGCTCGCAAATATTAGCTAATTTAGGCGTACACAAAATGCGTTTATTGAGTTCACAAACTAAATATCATTCATTATCTGGATTTGGTTTAGAGATAGTTGAGTACATCTCTGAGTAG
- a CDS encoding DUF808 domain-containing protein has translation MAGTSLLTLIDKIAVALDDVALMTKVAAKKTAGVLGDDLALNAQQVQGVKADRELPVVWAVAKGSFINKLILVPSALLISAFIPWLITPLLMIGGLYLCFEGVEKIAHSLFTSKDDKEVEHQRDLQALSDPEVNMLEFEKEKIKGAIKTDFILSAEIIVIALGTVQNKSILEQTSVVTIIALIMTIGVYGLVAGIVKLDDLGLHLLTQPVENMWSKVKQFIGKCLLSFAPKLMKTLAIVGTAAMFLVGGGIIVHGLPYLHHALESIEHSFTSEVLVWFTGPVFNGVVGIVAGAVSLMIFNVIYSAYQKLKS, from the coding sequence ATGGCAGGTACAAGCTTACTCACATTAATAGATAAAATAGCCGTTGCACTTGATGACGTTGCCTTAATGACAAAAGTAGCGGCTAAAAAAACTGCGGGGGTGCTAGGTGATGATTTAGCTTTAAACGCGCAACAAGTTCAAGGTGTAAAAGCTGATCGTGAACTTCCAGTAGTGTGGGCCGTGGCGAAAGGCTCCTTTATAAATAAATTAATCTTAGTCCCTTCCGCACTGCTGATCAGCGCATTCATACCTTGGTTAATTACGCCCCTGTTGATGATTGGGGGTTTATACCTTTGTTTTGAGGGTGTTGAAAAGATTGCTCACTCTTTATTCACCAGTAAAGATGATAAGGAAGTAGAGCATCAGCGTGATTTACAAGCTTTATCAGATCCTGAAGTTAACATGTTAGAATTTGAAAAAGAGAAAATTAAGGGCGCGATTAAAACCGACTTTATTTTATCAGCAGAAATAATAGTTATTGCCCTTGGGACAGTTCAAAACAAAAGTATATTAGAGCAAACCAGTGTTGTTACAATAATTGCTTTAATTATGACAATCGGCGTTTATGGTCTGGTTGCAGGTATTGTAAAGCTTGATGATTTAGGCCTGCATTTGCTCACACAACCGGTTGAAAATATGTGGAGTAAGGTTAAACAGTTTATTGGTAAGTGCCTATTAAGTTTTGCGCCAAAACTAATGAAAACTTTAGCTATTGTAGGTACTGCAGCAATGTTTTTAGTTGGTGGCGGAATTATTGTTCATGGTTTACCCTACCTGCATCATGCATTAGAGAGTATTGAGCATAGTTTCACTTCAGAGGTATTAGTCTGGTTTACTGGACCTGTGTTTAATGGTGTTGTTGGCATCGTTGCCGGAGCTGTTTCGCTAATGATATTTAACGTTATTTATAGTGCATATCAAAAGTTGAAATCATAA
- a CDS encoding transglycosylase SLT domain-containing protein, with protein sequence MFTMLQLSGCTTPPPENPENICEIFREHHSWYEGAKDMNDRWGVPIHVPMSMMYQESSFRADALPPRDYLFGFIPWGRVSSAYGFSQAKTLTWDDYIRESDNSGADRDDFDDAIDFMGWFISKTQKINGVSKWDTYSQYLNYHEGWGGFKRKTYNQKAWLVKVARKVDSRAKTYGGQLKSCQDELDSSWLWRLMFY encoded by the coding sequence ATGTTCACTATGTTGCAACTTAGTGGTTGTACAACACCTCCTCCTGAAAATCCTGAGAATATTTGTGAAATTTTTCGTGAGCACCATAGTTGGTATGAAGGTGCGAAAGACATGAATGATCGCTGGGGAGTTCCTATCCATGTGCCTATGAGTATGATGTATCAAGAAAGCTCCTTTAGAGCTGATGCGCTACCACCCAGAGATTATCTGTTTGGATTTATTCCTTGGGGACGAGTAAGTAGTGCATATGGCTTCTCACAAGCGAAAACACTTACCTGGGACGATTACATACGTGAATCTGATAATAGTGGTGCCGATCGTGATGATTTCGACGATGCGATAGACTTTATGGGCTGGTTTATTTCGAAAACTCAAAAAATAAATGGCGTTTCAAAATGGGATACTTACAGCCAATATTTAAACTATCACGAAGGTTGGGGCGGCTTTAAACGAAAAACCTATAACCAAAAAGCCTGGTTAGTGAAAGTGGCTCGTAAGGTAGACTCAAGAGCAAAAACTTATGGTGGTCAGTTAAAGAGTTGTCAAGATGAGCTCGACAGCAGCTGGTTATGGCGCTTAATGTTTTATTAA
- a CDS encoding alpha/beta hydrolase family protein produces the protein MKQIILILISILVINGASAQKLIPVEDIFRNQAVNDMKLSPNGRYIFSHEYVSQRNIYILAIIDPIAEKKYPIFRIDNVRHSRVKKFSWVDNDTLFIEIGKRKGFIELDFNGENPIGNFELITAKGYVIATLPEQEDTVVFVHDEGRRKPKHYVYKINKQQLADRDFDNAKLIDDDRSDALFFHYDHHNNALMAATGDTDELQFWYKELNKKWHKYWETDLKIEFTPVGFMNDDTLAVLSNKDLGTVSLVAFDIKSQQLGDVIYKHPMYDLVDVELNPKGQGVHSVSYLEHGMQVTKYFSAKNARFKKKLNKSFANQQSSVLDSSLDKNFHIIGTYSATNAGFFYYLDQQKELAIEIGPQFPSLSEYTLSETKTFDIEVEPGVTVEAILTTPSDYNNNTLLVYPHGGPVGIRDDAGFNRDTQYLANRGYSILQVNFRGSAGFGTQFKDAGRGQFGQLIEHDITAAVNHVRKNYQYDHMCSIGASYGGYSAVMLAIKHPEQYECVVSMYGIYDLLHLFNASNYKTQDEFREKVSAVVGEFNDNLIEVSPFYFAEKIKSPILLIAGKKDKIADFEQANRMKYRLQQLDKDIETVFYNKVGHGHYSWYGDRHQFAYIDDFIRRKLNLDAPQGSNDTIINSQERSRLMEGYNLDKDSNPYRKMIEQQESDIDAQIRALEEQERLEEELEKQAHKEIEETLNR, from the coding sequence ATGAAACAAATAATTCTCATATTAATTAGTATATTGGTTATTAATGGAGCTTCGGCTCAAAAGCTTATCCCGGTAGAAGATATCTTTAGAAATCAAGCCGTCAACGACATGAAGCTTAGCCCAAACGGTCGTTATATCTTCTCTCATGAATACGTAAGTCAACGCAATATTTATATTCTCGCCATTATCGATCCTATCGCTGAAAAGAAGTATCCCATTTTCAGAATTGATAATGTCAGGCACTCTAGAGTAAAAAAATTTTCCTGGGTAGATAACGACACGCTCTTTATAGAGATAGGCAAACGAAAAGGTTTTATTGAACTGGATTTTAACGGTGAAAACCCCATTGGTAATTTCGAGCTTATTACCGCAAAAGGTTATGTGATTGCAACTTTGCCAGAGCAAGAAGATACAGTGGTTTTTGTACACGATGAAGGGCGCCGAAAACCTAAGCACTACGTATATAAAATTAATAAACAGCAACTTGCTGATCGTGATTTTGATAATGCTAAACTTATTGATGACGATCGTAGTGATGCACTTTTCTTTCACTATGATCACCACAACAATGCATTAATGGCTGCAACAGGTGACACAGATGAATTGCAATTCTGGTATAAAGAACTCAATAAAAAGTGGCACAAGTACTGGGAAACTGATTTAAAAATCGAATTCACGCCGGTGGGTTTTATGAATGATGATACCCTCGCAGTATTATCAAACAAGGATTTGGGCACAGTTTCACTCGTAGCTTTTGATATAAAAAGCCAACAATTAGGTGATGTTATTTATAAACACCCAATGTATGATTTGGTCGATGTGGAGCTTAATCCAAAAGGCCAAGGTGTTCATTCCGTTAGTTATTTGGAACATGGCATGCAAGTAACCAAATATTTTTCGGCCAAAAATGCGCGCTTTAAGAAAAAATTAAACAAGTCTTTTGCCAACCAACAAAGTTCGGTTTTAGATTCTAGCTTAGATAAAAACTTCCATATTATAGGTACATATTCTGCAACCAACGCTGGCTTTTTCTACTATCTTGATCAACAAAAAGAGCTCGCGATAGAGATAGGTCCACAATTTCCAAGCTTAAGTGAATATACACTTAGCGAAACCAAAACCTTTGACATAGAAGTTGAACCTGGCGTTACAGTAGAGGCTATACTGACAACCCCTTCAGACTATAACAATAATACTTTATTGGTATACCCGCATGGCGGCCCTGTTGGTATTCGAGATGATGCTGGTTTTAATCGTGACACTCAGTATTTGGCAAATCGAGGATACAGCATTTTACAAGTCAATTTTCGCGGTTCCGCTGGTTTTGGCACACAATTTAAAGATGCTGGTAGAGGCCAATTTGGCCAGTTAATTGAGCACGATATTACAGCCGCAGTTAATCATGTCAGAAAAAACTACCAATATGATCATATGTGTTCAATTGGAGCCAGTTACGGCGGCTATTCCGCTGTAATGCTAGCGATTAAACATCCAGAGCAATATGAATGTGTCGTTTCTATGTATGGTATTTATGATTTATTGCACCTGTTTAATGCTTCAAACTACAAAACCCAAGATGAATTTCGTGAAAAAGTCAGTGCAGTTGTCGGTGAGTTTAACGATAACCTGATAGAGGTATCGCCTTTTTACTTTGCCGAAAAAATTAAGTCTCCTATTTTGCTAATTGCTGGTAAAAAAGACAAAATTGCCGATTTTGAGCAAGCTAACCGAATGAAATACAGACTTCAGCAATTAGATAAAGATATAGAAACAGTTTTTTACAACAAAGTAGGGCACGGCCACTATAGCTGGTATGGTGATCGCCACCAGTTTGCTTATATTGATGACTTTATCCGCCGTAAGCTTAATTTGGACGCTCCGCAAGGCAGTAACGACACTATAATTAATAGTCAAGAACGCAGTCGTTTAATGGAGGGCTACAACCTAGATAAAGACAGTAATCCTTATCGTAAAATGATCGAACAGCAAGAGAGTGATATAGATGCGCAAATACGTGCATTAGAAGAGCAAGAGCGACTCGAAGAAGAACTGGAAAAGCAAGCACATAAAGAAATTGAAGAGACGTTAAATCGATGA
- a CDS encoding PhzF family phenazine biosynthesis protein, which translates to MTTHTIHTVNAFTDSDTGGNPASVMCFNSMPNDQKLLKVARTQTAPVIAFVFPEKENNTYAIRWFSQQGEISLCGHGTLAAASILFSNNPNVDELMFTSPYGNVTVNKVGNMLSMIFPAWKRKATKIKNLQFGMSSSNVVEHFSTRDLVIVLENQLAVELFEPNKSLIQSSGFHAIIVTAKGNKSDYVLRFFAPSIGIDEDAATGSAQCSLAKYWVEKLNKDILQVEQLSSRKGTFTVENIKDSIVIKTKTIILPAQKITM; encoded by the coding sequence ATGACGACCCACACTATACATACAGTTAATGCTTTCACCGACTCAGACACAGGTGGTAACCCTGCTTCTGTGATGTGTTTTAATTCCATGCCTAACGATCAAAAATTGTTAAAAGTGGCTAGAACTCAAACAGCACCTGTGATTGCATTTGTTTTTCCTGAAAAAGAAAATAATACGTATGCCATTCGATGGTTTTCTCAACAAGGGGAGATAAGTCTTTGTGGTCACGGAACTCTAGCTGCCGCCTCTATTTTGTTTTCCAATAACCCGAACGTAGATGAATTAATGTTTACTAGCCCTTATGGAAATGTAACGGTTAATAAAGTTGGAAATATGCTATCAATGATATTTCCTGCTTGGAAAAGAAAGGCAACTAAAATAAAGAATTTACAGTTTGGAATGAGTTCTTCTAATGTTGTTGAACATTTTTCAACCAGAGATTTAGTAATCGTATTGGAAAATCAGTTAGCTGTTGAATTATTCGAACCAAATAAAAGTCTTATCCAATCGTCAGGTTTTCACGCTATCATTGTTACAGCCAAAGGGAACAAGAGTGATTATGTATTACGTTTTTTTGCTCCATCAATTGGCATAGATGAAGACGCTGCTACAGGTTCGGCTCAATGCTCCTTGGCAAAATATTGGGTAGAAAAACTAAACAAAGATATTTTACAAGTTGAACAACTTTCTTCTCGAAAAGGTACTTTTACCGTTGAAAATATTAAGGACTCTATTGTTATCAAAACTAAAACTATAATACTTCCAGCCCAAAAAATTACGATGTAG
- a CDS encoding outer membrane beta-barrel protein, giving the protein MTKNTIRSLFLVFSIFSCSLVMAEVEDIESIESNSHFYIGVTLGKASSEETFHNVFTLMGNEYSKKDDNTALGLYAGYNFADKWSLEGGVIFVSHLNKRPSPQPIEEVYLTVFTFTPIIYIDLNDDLSLFVKAGLGVLIYSEDYHKHNDIFSLGSGDSWAGGGLALGAGIEMSVSSDIEFRFGYDYIKAELEADEENHLQNLTTIDEEFSLISLSFHYKF; this is encoded by the coding sequence GTGACTAAAAATACTATCCGTAGTTTATTTTTAGTATTTTCTATCTTTTCTTGTTCTTTGGTTATGGCAGAAGTTGAAGATATAGAATCTATTGAATCGAACTCACATTTTTATATAGGTGTTACGTTAGGTAAGGCATCGAGTGAAGAAACGTTTCATAATGTTTTCACCTTGATGGGCAATGAATATTCAAAAAAAGATGACAATACGGCCTTAGGGTTATATGCGGGTTATAATTTTGCTGATAAATGGTCATTAGAAGGTGGGGTGATATTTGTTTCTCACTTAAATAAGCGGCCGTCACCACAACCTATTGAAGAAGTGTACTTAACTGTTTTTACCTTCACTCCAATAATATACATAGATTTAAATGACGATCTGTCTTTATTTGTTAAAGCGGGCTTAGGTGTTTTAATTTATAGCGAAGATTATCATAAGCACAACGATATATTTAGTCTTGGTAGTGGCGATAGCTGGGCTGGTGGGGGTTTAGCTTTGGGGGCAGGTATTGAAATGTCTGTGTCTAGTGATATTGAATTTCGCTTTGGATACGATTACATCAAGGCCGAACTTGAGGCAGATGAAGAGAATCATTTACAAAACTTAACCACGATTGATGAAGAGTTTTCGTTAATCTCGCTTAGTTTTCATTATAAGTTCTAA